Below is a window of Mus caroli chromosome 2, CAROLI_EIJ_v1.1, whole genome shotgun sequence DNA.
taagtACAGGACACACACAGTACATGTTTGAAACAGTGAAAGCAAGGAACCCAACAGCCCGAACAACCACTAAACAGATCACTGGGAAGATACCTTGAGACCTAATCATGCAAAATGAGGATGCTGAACTGGGAAAGTGGCTCATGTCTGTACAATTCCTGCACTGAGGGGCTGAGGAAGGACAACTATGAGTTCGGGGCCAGTCTGGatggactacagagtaagttctaggagcCTGGACTGAAGAGTAAGACCTTGTCCCTTAAAAAATTCTTCTAAAGAAGCTggaaatgtggctcagtggttaagagcactgactgcagccgggcgtggtggtgcacgcctttaaccccagcacttgggaggcagaggcaagcggatttctgagttcgaggccagcctggtctacagagtgagttccaggacagccagggctacacagagaaaccctgtctcgaaaaaccaaaaaaaaaaaaaaaaaaaagagcactgactgcgcttccagaggtcctgagctcaatttcccaggaagcacatggtggctcatgaccatctgtaatggggtcagATGTCATctcctagtgtgtctgaagagagcaacagtatacacacatatataaattaagtaagaaaatctttaaaaaaacaaaacaaaacaaaaaactttgctttctcttctcctttcctccaccATCGTGCACGCTACGCCTGATTCGGCTTCTCACCATGTCTTCTCACAAGACTTTCCAAATTCAGAGATTCCtggccaagaaacaaaagcaaaattgtcCCATTCCTCAGTGGATCCAGAAGAAAACTGGTAACAAAGTCAGGTTCAACTCTAAGAGAAGACACTGGAGGAGAACGAAGCTGGGTCTGTAAGGATTCACACAATGGCAAGACTGAGGATTTATACTGAATTGTCATCAATCAGTCCTACCAGATGGATTTCAACATTTTAAACCTGGAGACTTGCTCGTGTCTTAAATTAGGATGTTTGTCCAGTAATAAAATATAGACCCTTTCAAAAAAAagcttctaaaaataaaacaacctccccaaaggaaaaaaaatggataaactACAACTATACATGTAACATAGATGGATCTCAATGctgaatgaaaaaaacaaactacaTAGGAACATCTATCTTTAAGCTTTGTTTAAAGCTTCAAGGCATGGAGGGGGAGAGTCTCTATTGTCTGGGGATATGAACTGAAGTTCAGGAACAACCATCCCAAAATGCTGCTGGAAAATGCTGATTACCTCACACCGAGGGCACGGTGGggcacagcagaggactgcaggaaGGACTCTTTACCTTCCCTCATAACCTAAAGGCAGACCTGTGCAAAAGTTAAAGAACTGTCATGAACCTACTCCCTGCAATCTCACAACCAGGAGAAACTGAACTAAGACGTCACAACATGGCCCAGAAACCATCTATCACAGGCTCCTCCCTTTTCTGCTGTGGGAGCCTCAGGGCCTCCACCACACACCTTTTTCCTGTAAAATGGGTTGGGTGTTCGCTTTCTTTCATGCCATGCATGCCCCGGTACATGCAATCAACTTGTAAAGGCTATACATGCCACCTCACCTGTTAATTTTTTCCGCTGTGATTGATCTCACAGACTCAAGTATAGAACCCTCAGAGGATAAAGGAAGACGTTTTTTCGTTCTCTGTAGATCCATGCAAAACAAAGCCCAATAAACCTCAGGAGAACAAGTGAGCAGTGGGTGACTGACAGGGGAAGAGTGCAGAGGACTTTATGGTACTCCCGATGGTAGAATtggctttttatttctatttatttagtgtgAAGGGCGAGAGAAGAAGAGTGAGAGCTCAGCCCCTGTGGAGGTCACTGAATTTCAGGAGTCCGTGCTCTTCTCCCACCACATGGTTTCCAGAGAGGGGAGCtccagttgtcaggcttggtggtaagtgtCATCTGAGATGTCTCACCAGCccatattctgattttttttttttatgtctaatcgtacactgtagctgccttcagacacaccagaagagggcatcagaccccattacagatggttgtgagccaccatgtggttgctgggaattgaactcaggacctctgagcaGTCAATGATCttaactaccgagccatctctccagtccccctcccccatattctgatttttggaaattttcttttatttatttatttaaaatttttttctgagagggtctcactgtataacggtccatattctgatttttaaaagctggGTAAAGAGTTTGTTTACGCATATCTTCTATTCTTGAAACTATACATATGCATTAGTTATTTTATGTTGCCAGGCAAGTGGCACATATCATAcaaataccagcacttggaagtttgaagcaggaagactgtctccagttcaaggccagtctgagccaTATAGTAAATTCCATGCCAAACTAGGCTactaatgagaccctgtctaaaaagacTAAAACCAAGCAATTCTCCATTGTATTTgcaataaattaattttacaaaacaATTCAGAGTGTACAGGGCCACTACAGCAAACACTGCAAGGAAGAACTGCGACCATGAATAACTACATGTGTGGTACCTGAAGGGTTAAGCTAGTTTCTCCGCCAAAAGGACGGGAGGACGGCAGCTGGGCCACAGTGGGAGTTCCTGGCTCCAGCTGGCTTGGCAGGGATCAAGCTCCACGCCCAGGAACAGCCACCTGGGGGAGGGGTCTGGACAGGTGGTACCTACAGTCTCTGGTGACCTGATCTATGTGAAAGGCTGGATCCAATCAGATGTGGGCCTCCTGTTAGAGCTCTTCCAGCTGCTAAGTCTTCCGGGTGGCAGCCCGAAGATggtgagaaggggaagagagcctaggtggcagggtgggggaggagaaggaagtgggTGGGCTGGGCTCAGATACCAGGGGAGGCTACAGGGATTATCACCTGCTGAGAGTGAGATTAGGTTTCTTGGGAAGGGCTCTTCTATCTAATGCTCCCTTGAAAGCTGTCTCCCAGTGGCTTTTCTCTGCTGGACAGATGGTGTCTGAGCTGTCTCCTGGAGGGTGGGCTTCTTGAGGGAATGGTGGAAATGGAGTGGAgcctgctccctgctcctcagAAGCCTGCTTAGCCTTGGGATTCCCTCCCTTCCAACAACTGCAGCCTGTGTTACGCTTAGTCAGAGCTTATTCAGAGTAGGCGGGGCCTGTTGTCTGTCATACAGGTTACT
It encodes the following:
- the LOC110288860 gene encoding 60S ribosomal protein L39-like, which encodes MSSHKTFQIQRFLAKKQKQNCPIPQWIQKKTGNKVRFNSKRRHWRRTKLGL